A region from the Gemmatimonadota bacterium genome encodes:
- a CDS encoding SdrD B-like domain-containing protein has translation MTRWGWASTGVVAGVALAVACTAPDSGDILEIEAVGNVVGRVYFDANANNREDAADPSVPGIPVRMTVRGAREAFATEVSDVNGQYTFADLPVGTYWIGVDTLVLGDTLFVLDADTTPVNVRPTVNTTKGVGLALAQVSIAEARLLPVGKKVTIEGFALNSRVAFGDSTIHLSNGPTAIRAINTLRNFPLVTEGDSVRLTGRTARYLGQPVLDGVTSQVLVRTGTPTPAIVSTVAAASANGGALDANHVQVRVATVIDTLTAPSGDRVVRVNDGTGVLEVVFDDDITFNLPWLLPDSVASRLTGVLVPTGAGSWQMKPRSQADIVR, from the coding sequence ATGGGCGAGCACCGGCGTCGTCGCCGGAGTAGCGCTGGCCGTAGCCTGCACGGCTCCCGACTCGGGGGACATCCTGGAGATCGAGGCTGTGGGCAACGTCGTAGGACGCGTGTACTTCGACGCGAACGCCAACAACCGCGAAGACGCCGCCGATCCATCGGTGCCCGGGATTCCCGTGCGCATGACTGTGCGCGGGGCGCGTGAGGCGTTCGCGACCGAGGTGAGTGACGTCAACGGACAGTACACATTCGCCGATCTACCGGTAGGAACCTACTGGATCGGAGTGGACACACTGGTGCTGGGTGACACGCTCTTCGTTCTCGACGCGGACACGACCCCGGTCAACGTGCGTCCGACCGTGAATACAACGAAGGGGGTCGGGCTGGCGCTCGCGCAGGTCTCGATCGCCGAAGCTCGGCTGTTGCCCGTGGGCAAGAAGGTCACCATCGAAGGGTTTGCGCTGAACTCGCGCGTGGCCTTCGGAGACAGCACCATTCACCTATCCAATGGTCCCACTGCGATCCGGGCCATCAACACGCTCCGGAATTTCCCGCTGGTGACGGAGGGCGATAGCGTCCGCCTCACCGGGAGGACTGCGCGATACCTCGGGCAGCCCGTCCTGGATGGGGTGACCTCGCAGGTCCTGGTCCGGACGGGAACGCCCACGCCCGCGATCGTCTCTACCGTGGCGGCGGCTTCCGCCAATGGCGGTGCGCTGGACGCCAACCATGTGCAGGTCCGGGTGGCCACGGTGATCGACACCCTGACTGCGCCGAGCGGGGATCGGGTGGTGCGCGTGAACGACGGCACCGGAGTGCTGGAGGTCGTCTTCGACGACGACATCACCTTCAACCTCCCCTGGTTGCTGCCGGATTCGGTCGCTTCCCGACTGACGGGTGTGCTGGTGCCCACTGGGGCAGGGTCCTGGCAGATGAAGCCGAGGTCACAGGCCGACATCGTCCGTTGA
- a CDS encoding MFS transporter, producing MKELRGPAALALALLAGAELLGMGVWFTASALSGELQRTLDLSGGQATALTALVQLGFVGGTALAALLNIADILPARLYFAVSALLAGVSNAALVLAPDFGWAAATRLATGVFLAGVYPPAMKMAATWFKADRGLAIGAIVGALTLGKALPYLGVGVDRLGWRTVVLAASAFSIVGGLTVLAFYRDGPHVFERRPFAWNLVGEVARNRPVRLATAGYLGHMWELYAVWTAIQLFYRDVLSEHPAHGPGLASLLAFSTIGIGAAGSLVAGRGADRWGRERIAALALLVSGSCALSVGWLQHASLLLLVPVTWVWGFSVVADSAQFSALVTEVAPRHAAGTALTLQTSLGFLLTMVTIQGTPWLAERWGWGPAFSALAVGPAFGIVAMVRLAALRRAGGQSQGG from the coding sequence ATGAAGGAGCTGCGGGGTCCGGCCGCGCTGGCGCTCGCCCTTCTGGCGGGGGCGGAGCTCCTGGGAATGGGCGTCTGGTTCACCGCCAGCGCCCTCTCGGGAGAGTTGCAGCGCACCCTGGACCTCAGCGGGGGACAGGCGACCGCGCTCACCGCACTGGTGCAGTTGGGCTTTGTCGGTGGCACCGCTCTGGCCGCTCTGCTCAACATTGCGGACATCCTACCCGCTCGTCTCTACTTCGCGGTCTCCGCCCTGCTGGCCGGCGTCAGCAACGCGGCGCTGGTGCTGGCGCCCGACTTCGGCTGGGCGGCGGCAACCAGGCTCGCGACCGGCGTGTTCTTGGCTGGTGTGTATCCGCCGGCCATGAAGATGGCCGCCACGTGGTTCAAGGCCGACCGGGGGCTCGCCATCGGCGCCATCGTCGGGGCTCTCACCCTCGGCAAGGCGCTGCCCTATCTGGGGGTGGGCGTGGATCGCCTGGGCTGGCGGACCGTGGTGCTCGCCGCCTCCGCGTTCTCGATCGTGGGAGGGCTGACTGTCCTCGCCTTCTACCGGGACGGACCTCACGTGTTCGAGCGCCGTCCGTTCGCGTGGAACCTCGTTGGTGAAGTCGCGCGGAACCGGCCCGTGCGGCTGGCAACCGCCGGCTATCTTGGGCACATGTGGGAGCTGTACGCGGTCTGGACCGCGATCCAGCTCTTCTATCGTGATGTACTCTCCGAGCATCCCGCGCACGGACCCGGGCTGGCCAGCCTGCTCGCGTTCTCGACGATCGGGATCGGCGCGGCCGGGTCTCTGGTCGCCGGCCGCGGCGCCGATCGATGGGGGCGAGAACGGATTGCGGCGTTGGCCCTGCTCGTCAGTGGCAGTTGCGCCCTCTCGGTCGGGTGGCTCCAGCACGCGTCGCTGCTGCTCCTGGTCCCCGTGACGTGGGTGTGGGGGTTCTCCGTGGTCGCCGACTCGGCTCAGTTCTCCGCGCTCGTCACCGAGGTCGCCCCTCGGCACGCCGCAGGCACTGCTTTGACGTTACAGACGTCCCTGGGCTTTCTCCTGACGATGGTGACCATCCAGGGGACGCCCTGGTTGGCAGAGCGCTGGGGCTGGGGACCGGCGTTCTCGGCGCTGGCCGTCGGGCCTGCCTTCGGCATCGTGGCGATGGTGCGGTTGGCCGCGCTTCGTCGGGCGGGGGGCCAGTCGCAGGGGGGCTGA